From a region of the Pseudanabaena sp. ABRG5-3 genome:
- a CDS encoding GxxExxY protein has product MVDGDYKHSDLTGKIIGAAMAVHSGLGNGFQEVIYQRALAIELGDRNIAFCREFEMPIYYKNQHIGTRRVDFLVEGYISVELKAVMEILDVHLAQAINYLEAYDLEVGLLINFGAKSLQFKRLSNKKFKQKAQGNPHIKHDFRD; this is encoded by the coding sequence ATGGTTGATGGCGACTATAAGCATTCTGATCTGACTGGCAAGATTATTGGGGCGGCGATGGCTGTCCATTCTGGGCTGGGGAATGGTTTTCAGGAGGTGATCTATCAGAGGGCTTTGGCGATTGAGCTAGGCGATCGCAATATTGCTTTTTGTCGTGAGTTTGAGATGCCGATCTATTATAAAAATCAACATATTGGGACACGGCGGGTTGATTTTTTGGTGGAGGGTTATATTTCGGTGGAGTTAAAGGCGGTGATGGAGATTCTGGATGTGCATTTGGCGCAGGCAATCAATTATCTGGAGGCGTATGATTTGGAGGTGGGGTTGTTGATTAATTTTGGGGCGAAGAGTTTACAGTTTAAGCGGCTGTCGAATAAGAAGTTTAAGCAGAAGGCTCAGGGTAATCCTCATATTAAGCATGATTTTCGTGATTAA
- a CDS encoding restriction endonuclease subunit S, whose product MLKDWIEVELGDVCFTTSGGTPSRSKSEYYKGTIPWVKSGELNYGLILDTEEHISDEAITNSSAKIFPEGTLLIALYGATIGKLSILGVPATTNQAICGIYKNELFETKFLFNYLFHKRQKLIEQGTGGAQPNISQAILKKLSLPLAPLPEQRAITAKIEQLFSELDNGIANLKAAKSKLEIYRQAILKQAFEGELTKEWREKQTKNHGNHVNQKNHSTDSLPETWKWVKLENLAVVGTGATPKRGESNYWQNGSIAWITSGALNDLYVKEASEFITEAAIKETNCKIFPKGSLLIAMYGEGKTRGKCSELMISAATNQAIASIEINDEFKEYKKYVKWFLLKNYDDIRMLSSGGVQPNLNLTIVKNTKLPLCPIEEQNQIVQEIETRLSVCDKLNESIDQSLEKAQALRQSILKKAFEGKLLSQDELQNCRQQPDWEPAAKLLERVKKDSKTKR is encoded by the coding sequence ATGTTAAAAGATTGGATTGAGGTTGAATTGGGGGATGTTTGCTTTACTACTTCAGGAGGAACGCCAAGCAGAAGTAAATCGGAATATTACAAAGGAACAATTCCTTGGGTTAAATCAGGTGAATTAAACTATGGCTTAATCTTAGATACTGAAGAACATATTTCTGATGAAGCAATAACCAATTCAAGTGCAAAGATTTTTCCAGAAGGAACTTTATTAATAGCTCTCTATGGTGCAACTATTGGAAAACTTTCTATTTTAGGTGTCCCTGCAACTACAAATCAAGCAATATGTGGCATTTATAAAAATGAATTATTTGAAACCAAATTTTTATTTAATTATCTATTTCATAAAAGACAAAAATTAATTGAGCAAGGTACTGGAGGCGCTCAACCAAATATCAGTCAAGCAATACTTAAAAAGCTTTCATTACCTCTTGCACCACTGCCTGAACAAAGAGCGATCACAGCCAAAATCGAGCAACTATTCAGCGAACTAGACAACGGCATAGCCAATCTCAAAGCCGCCAAATCTAAACTAGAAATCTATCGCCAAGCCATCCTAAAACAAGCATTTGAAGGCGAACTAACAAAAGAATGGCGAGAAAAACAAACAAAAAATCATGGCAATCATGTAAATCAAAAAAATCACAGTACAGACAGCTTACCTGAAACTTGGAAGTGGGTAAAATTAGAGAATTTAGCTGTAGTAGGCACAGGAGCAACACCAAAACGAGGTGAATCTAATTATTGGCAAAATGGCTCAATAGCATGGATTACAAGTGGTGCTTTAAACGATTTGTATGTAAAAGAAGCAAGTGAATTTATTACTGAAGCTGCAATAAAAGAAACAAACTGTAAAATATTTCCTAAAGGCTCACTACTTATTGCAATGTATGGAGAAGGGAAAACTAGGGGTAAATGTTCAGAATTAATGATCTCTGCTGCTACAAATCAAGCGATTGCAAGTATTGAAATAAATGATGAATTTAAAGAATACAAAAAGTATGTCAAGTGGTTTTTATTGAAAAATTATGATGATATTCGTATGCTATCGAGTGGTGGAGTACAACCAAATTTAAACCTTACTATTGTTAAAAACACAAAATTACCGCTTTGTCCAATAGAAGAACAAAACCAAATAGTCCAAGAAATTGAAACCCGTTTATCAGTTTGCGACAAACTTAACGAAAGCATCGATCAAAGCCTAGAAAAAGCCCAAGCATTGCGACAAAGCATCCTCAAAAAAGCCTTTGAAGGTAAACTCCTCAGCCAAGACGAACTCCAAAACTGTCGCCAACAACCCGACTGGGAACCTGCTGCTAAACTATTGGAAAGAGTTAAAAAAGATAGCAAAACTAAGAGGTAA
- a CDS encoding nucleotidyltransferase family protein has translation MLINQLREKRENILAIAAKHGAFNVRVFGSVARGEADTKSDIDLLIDYDIEKITPWFPVGLIRDLEKFLNTKVDVVTTEGLKTRIREQVLQESIKL, from the coding sequence ATGCTAATCAACCAATTAAGAGAAAAGCGAGAAAATATCTTAGCGATCGCAGCCAAACATGGAGCATTTAATGTACGAGTTTTTGGATCGGTTGCCCGTGGTGAAGCCGATACAAAAAGTGATATTGACCTATTAATTGACTACGACATAGAAAAAATCACACCTTGGTTTCCTGTTGGTTTAATTCGTGATTTAGAAAAATTTTTAAACACTAAAGTTGATGTAGTCACCACCGAAGGACTCAAAACCAGAATACGCGAACAAGTCTTGCAGGAGTCAATTAAACTATGA
- a CDS encoding DUF86 domain-containing protein: MRNDSEKLHDIQEAIIKIDKYSVQGKEEFFSNELIQSWILMQLQIIGEAARSMSKEIHQKYPQIPWQDIIDFRNLLVHEYFRVDLKLVWRIVEKELPELKEQISLIIE, encoded by the coding sequence ATGAGAAATGATTCAGAAAAACTTCACGACATCCAAGAAGCAATTATCAAAATAGACAAATACTCAGTCCAAGGAAAAGAGGAATTCTTTAGTAACGAATTGATTCAAAGTTGGATTTTAATGCAGTTACAGATTATTGGCGAAGCTGCGCGATCGATGTCAAAAGAAATTCATCAAAAATATCCTCAAATTCCTTGGCAAGATATTATTGATTTTCGCAACCTACTTGTACATGAATATTTTAGAGTAGACTTAAAATTGGTCTGGAGAATTGTTGAGAAGGAATTACCAGAACTCAAAGAGCAAATTTCATTGATTATTGAATAG
- a CDS encoding DUF2281 domain-containing protein — translation MNNATKPLEEMIQELPPNLKIEVKAFVESLLNKSQQRPKRKLRQDWAGKLKAETYTSVDLQHLANDWRSS, via the coding sequence ATGAATAACGCCACAAAACCATTAGAAGAAATGATTCAAGAATTGCCGCCCAACCTCAAAATTGAGGTAAAAGCATTTGTAGAATCACTCTTAAACAAGTCTCAACAGCGCCCCAAGCGAAAACTCCGCCAAGACTGGGCAGGAAAACTCAAAGCAGAAACCTATACATCCGTTGACTTACAGCATCTAGCTAACGATTGGAGATCTAGCTAA
- a CDS encoding PIN domain-containing protein: MFLLDTNIWLEELLGQRQAKSVAKMLNMLDLSEICITDFSLHSIGVICDRLQQRDVFVQFVQDVLIDGEVLIVSVPPTHMERLVEVMDNFNLDFDDAYQYVAAELEKAIIVSFDKDLDRTDRGRWKPSQVIASKNNQ, translated from the coding sequence ATGTTTCTTCTAGATACTAATATCTGGCTAGAAGAGCTATTAGGGCAGCGACAAGCTAAAAGCGTAGCAAAAATGCTAAATATGCTTGACTTATCAGAAATATGTATAACTGATTTCAGTTTGCACTCCATAGGTGTTATCTGCGATCGCTTACAACAAAGAGATGTTTTTGTTCAATTTGTCCAAGATGTCCTCATAGACGGTGAAGTACTAATAGTTAGTGTCCCACCTACCCACATGGAAAGACTAGTGGAAGTCATGGACAACTTTAATCTAGATTTTGATGACGCATATCAATATGTCGCTGCTGAGCTTGAGAAAGCTATAATTGTCAGTTTTGATAAAGATTTAGATAGAACTGATCGGGGACGATGGAAACCAAGTCAAGTAATTGCCAGTAAAAATAATCAGTAA
- a CDS encoding type I restriction-modification system subunit M, whose translation MSNESSLISKVWNFANVLRDDGVSYGDYLEQITYLLFLKMADEMSKPPYSKIIKFPHIKDAEGNEITNGEKCDWATLTNNKRGAELENYYNQMLRSLATEKGTLGQIFTKSQNKIQDPSKLLKIIDMIAKEQWTMVGTDVKGNIYEGLLEKNAEDTKSGAGQYFTPRALIKAMVACVNPQPSKTIHDPACGTGGFFLAAYDHIIKHHRLDKDQKIFLKNRTFSGNEIVASTRRLCLMNMFLHNIGEIDGDSFISTNDALISDEGIRVDYVLANPPFGKKSSITITNQEGEQERQDLSYNRQDFWATTSNKQLNFLQHIRTLLKVNGQAAVVLPDNVLFEGGAGETVRKELMKTTDLHTILRLPTGIFYAQGVKANVLFFDNKPAAKEPWTKEVWIYDYRTNVQHTLKKNPLKLEDLQPFIDCYKTGDRYHRTETWTEVTPEGRWRKFSYDEIMARDKTNLDIFWLKDKSLADLDNLPDPDILANEIIENIEAGLDSFREIMENLNAIAI comes from the coding sequence ATGAGTAACGAATCAAGCCTAATCTCTAAAGTTTGGAACTTCGCCAACGTCCTGCGTGACGACGGTGTGAGCTATGGCGACTACCTCGAACAAATTACATACCTGCTATTCCTAAAAATGGCAGACGAAATGTCCAAACCTCCCTACAGCAAAATCATCAAATTTCCCCACATCAAAGACGCAGAAGGCAACGAAATCACCAACGGCGAAAAGTGCGACTGGGCAACCCTCACCAACAACAAACGCGGCGCAGAACTCGAAAATTATTACAACCAAATGTTGCGATCGCTTGCCACCGAAAAAGGCACTTTAGGGCAAATCTTCACCAAATCGCAAAACAAAATCCAAGACCCATCGAAACTGCTCAAAATCATCGACATGATCGCCAAAGAGCAATGGACAATGGTGGGAACCGATGTCAAAGGCAACATTTACGAAGGACTGCTAGAGAAAAACGCCGAAGACACCAAAAGCGGCGCAGGGCAATACTTCACCCCCAGAGCCTTAATCAAAGCAATGGTCGCCTGTGTCAATCCGCAACCCAGCAAAACCATTCACGATCCTGCCTGTGGTACAGGTGGATTCTTTCTCGCTGCCTATGACCACATCATCAAACATCACCGCCTCGACAAAGATCAAAAAATCTTTCTCAAAAATCGCACCTTCTCAGGCAATGAAATCGTCGCCAGTACCCGCCGCCTCTGCCTGATGAATATGTTTTTGCATAACATCGGCGAAATCGATGGCGATAGTTTTATCTCTACCAACGACGCACTCATTTCCGATGAAGGTATTCGCGTTGATTATGTCCTCGCCAATCCCCCCTTCGGCAAAAAAAGCAGCATCACCATCACCAACCAAGAAGGCGAACAGGAACGCCAAGACCTCAGCTATAACCGTCAAGACTTTTGGGCAACCACTTCCAACAAACAACTCAACTTTTTGCAGCATATCCGCACCCTGCTCAAGGTCAACGGACAAGCCGCCGTCGTCCTTCCTGACAACGTTCTCTTTGAGGGTGGCGCAGGCGAAACCGTCCGCAAAGAGTTAATGAAAACCACCGATTTACATACGATTTTGCGACTGCCCACAGGCATCTTTTATGCCCAAGGAGTCAAGGCAAATGTCCTCTTTTTTGACAACAAACCCGCCGCCAAAGAGCCTTGGACTAAGGAAGTCTGGATCTATGACTACCGCACCAATGTCCAACATACCCTCAAGAAAAATCCCCTCAAACTGGAAGATCTCCAGCCTTTTATCGATTGTTACAAAACAGGCGATCGCTACCACCGCACTGAAACATGGACAGAAGTAACGCCTGAAGGACGCTGGCGCAAGTTTAGCTATGACGAAATCATGGCGCGAGACAAAACCAACCTCGATATATTCTGGCTCAAGGACAAAAGCCTCGCCGATCTCGATAATCTCCCCGATCCCGATATTCTTGCCAACGAAATCATCGAAAACATCGAAGCAGGTTTAGACAGCTTCCGCGAAATTATGGAAAACCTCAATGCGATCGCAATATAA